From the Kitasatospora viridis genome, one window contains:
- a CDS encoding polyprenyl synthetase family protein, whose protein sequence is MTVVGPFGLSVQDRDLTRDVQAGLQAVETALTEAVKSDIPFITVTASHLIEAGGKRFRPLLVMLAAQFGDPTAPGVVPAAVVVELTHLATLYHDDVMDEAPVRRGAPSANARWDNSVAILTGDFLFSRASKVLADLGPEAVRTQADAFERLVTGQILETAGPQPGGDPLSHYLDVLAGKTGALMAVSGRFGAQMAGAEPWMVDILTEYGEKMGLAFQLADDVLDIASDGHESGKTPGTDLREGVPTLPVLLLRSMPADESDPADLRLRELLQQDLTDDQRHAEALRLLRRHPALEHARRETLRYAEEARALLAPLPDCPAKAALQGLCDAVAIRTM, encoded by the coding sequence GTGACCGTCGTAGGACCCTTCGGGCTCAGCGTGCAGGACCGCGATCTGACCCGTGACGTCCAGGCCGGGCTGCAGGCGGTCGAGACCGCACTCACCGAGGCCGTCAAGAGCGACATCCCGTTCATCACCGTCACCGCGAGCCACCTCATCGAGGCCGGCGGCAAGCGCTTCCGCCCGCTGCTGGTGATGCTCGCCGCCCAGTTCGGCGACCCGACCGCGCCCGGCGTGGTGCCCGCCGCCGTGGTCGTCGAGCTGACCCACCTCGCCACCCTGTACCACGACGACGTGATGGACGAGGCCCCGGTGCGCCGCGGCGCCCCCAGCGCGAACGCCCGCTGGGACAACTCGGTGGCCATCCTGACCGGCGACTTCCTCTTCTCGCGGGCCTCCAAGGTGCTGGCCGACCTCGGCCCGGAGGCGGTGCGCACCCAGGCCGACGCCTTCGAACGGCTGGTCACCGGCCAGATCCTGGAGACCGCCGGCCCGCAGCCCGGCGGCGACCCGCTCAGCCACTACCTGGACGTGCTGGCCGGCAAGACCGGCGCGCTGATGGCCGTCTCCGGCCGGTTCGGCGCGCAGATGGCCGGGGCCGAGCCGTGGATGGTGGACATCCTCACCGAGTACGGCGAGAAGATGGGCCTGGCCTTCCAGCTCGCCGACGACGTGCTGGACATCGCCAGCGACGGCCACGAGTCCGGCAAGACCCCCGGCACCGACCTGCGCGAGGGCGTGCCCACCCTGCCGGTGCTGCTGCTGCGCTCGATGCCCGCGGACGAGAGCGACCCGGCCGACCTGCGGCTGCGCGAGCTGCTCCAGCAGGACCTGACGGACGATCAGCGGCACGCCGAGGCGCTGCGCCTGCTGCGCCGTCACCCCGCGCTGGAGCACGCCCGCCGGGAGACCCTGCGGTACGCGGAGGAGGCCCGCGCGCTGCTCGCCCCGCTGCCGGACTGCCCGGCCAAGGCGGCCCTGCAAGGGCTCTGCGACGCGGTGGCCATCCGTACGATGTGA
- the nuoN gene encoding NADH-quinone oxidoreductase subunit NuoN yields MSSVHSLWNLAAGGGNTPSIPAPQIEYGQLSPMLVVFGAAVAGILVEAFVPRRLRYRIQLLVALLGLGGAFAAVLVLATEGYGTTKSGLLAMGSVALDGPALFLQGVILLAAVLSVLLYAERALDPRVEGVPQDAFAPQAAATPGGEQERQATRAGFASTEVYPITLFAVGGMLLFPAANDLLTMFVALEVFSLPLYLLCALARRRRLLSQEAAVKYFLLGSFSSAFFLFGSALLYGYAGSFRLPDIADVVSGTAPATPALAVTTQNDALLLIGLAMLAVGLLFKVGAVPFHAWTPDVYQGAPTPVTGFMAAATKVAAFGALLRIFYVAFPGLRWDWRPVMWGVAILTMVAGAVLAVTQQDVKRLLAYSSIAHAGFILTGVIATNRQGLGAVLFYLLAYALVTLGAFAAVTLVRDSKGEATHLSSWAGLGRRSPLLAAVFALFLLSFAGIPLTAGFTGKFAVFQAAAAGGATPLVIVGVLTSAVAAFFYIRVIVLMFFSEPQQNGPAVVIPSTATATVISVAVAATLVLGLAPQYFLDLASKAAMFTR; encoded by the coding sequence GTGAGTTCCGTCCACAGCCTGTGGAACCTCGCCGCCGGCGGCGGCAACACCCCGAGCATCCCGGCGCCGCAGATCGAGTACGGCCAGCTCTCCCCGATGCTGGTGGTCTTCGGCGCGGCGGTCGCCGGCATCCTGGTGGAGGCCTTCGTGCCCCGCCGGCTGCGCTACCGGATCCAGCTGCTGGTGGCCCTGCTCGGGCTCGGCGGCGCCTTCGCCGCCGTCCTGGTGCTCGCCACCGAGGGCTACGGCACCACCAAGAGCGGGCTGCTGGCGATGGGCTCGGTGGCGCTGGACGGCCCCGCGCTCTTCCTCCAGGGCGTGATCCTGCTGGCCGCGGTGCTGTCGGTGCTGCTCTACGCCGAGCGCGCGCTCGACCCGCGGGTGGAGGGCGTGCCGCAGGACGCGTTCGCCCCGCAGGCCGCCGCCACCCCCGGCGGCGAGCAGGAGCGGCAGGCCACCCGGGCCGGCTTCGCCAGCACCGAGGTCTACCCGATCACCCTGTTCGCGGTCGGCGGCATGCTGCTCTTCCCGGCCGCCAACGACCTGCTCACCATGTTCGTGGCGCTGGAGGTCTTCTCCCTCCCGCTCTACCTGCTCTGCGCGCTGGCCCGGCGCCGCCGGCTGCTCTCCCAGGAGGCGGCGGTCAAGTACTTCCTGCTGGGCTCGTTCTCCTCGGCCTTCTTCCTCTTCGGCAGCGCGCTGCTCTACGGCTACGCCGGCAGCTTCCGGCTCCCGGACATCGCCGACGTGGTCTCCGGCACCGCCCCGGCCACCCCGGCGCTGGCCGTCACCACCCAGAACGACGCGCTGCTGCTGATCGGCCTGGCGATGCTCGCGGTCGGCCTGCTCTTCAAGGTCGGCGCGGTGCCGTTCCACGCCTGGACCCCGGACGTCTACCAGGGCGCCCCGACCCCGGTGACCGGCTTCATGGCCGCCGCCACCAAGGTGGCCGCGTTCGGCGCGCTGCTGCGGATCTTCTACGTGGCCTTCCCCGGCCTGCGCTGGGACTGGCGGCCGGTGATGTGGGGCGTGGCGATCCTGACCATGGTGGCCGGCGCGGTGCTGGCGGTCACCCAGCAGGACGTGAAGCGGCTGCTCGCCTACTCCTCGATCGCGCACGCCGGGTTCATCCTGACCGGGGTGATCGCCACCAACCGGCAGGGCCTGGGCGCCGTCCTCTTCTACCTGCTCGCCTACGCCCTGGTGACGCTGGGCGCGTTCGCCGCGGTCACCCTGGTGCGCGACTCGAAGGGCGAGGCCACCCACCTGTCCAGCTGGGCCGGCCTGGGGCGGCGCTCGCCGCTGCTGGCCGCGGTGTTCGCGCTCTTCCTGCTCTCCTTCGCCGGGATCCCGCTCACCGCGGGCTTCACGGGTAAGTTCGCGGTCTTCCAGGCCGCGGCGGCGGGCGGGGCGACCCCGCTGGTCATCGTCGGTGTGCTGACCTCGGCGGTGGCCGCGTTCTTCTACATCCGGGTGATCGTGCTGATGTTCTTCTCCGAGCCGCAGCAGAACGGTCCGGCCGTGGTGATCCCGAGCACCGCGACGGCCACCGTGATCTCGGTCGCCGTGGCGGCGACCCTGGTGCTCGGCCTCGCGCCGCAGTACTTCCTGGACCTCGCCTCCAAGGCGGCGATGTTCACCCGCTGA
- a CDS encoding NADH-quinone oxidoreductase subunit M, protein MSVLLTTACAVPAAGAIVTAALPAGTSEARRRTTKAVALAFSVATLGLAAAIAASFKSGGPRYQLTEHYSWIRAFGISFSFGADGIGTVLVLLTAVLVPLVMLAAWHDADPAPAPEGTFENRRRTQGYFALILAVEAMVIVSFLATDVFLFYVFFEAMLIPMYFLIGGFGDRAGGPEQARQRSYAAVKFLLYNLLGGLVMLAAVIGLYVIAQNQNLATFDLQTLTSAIADGKLVIDPTAERALFLGFFFAFAVKAPLWPLHTWLPNAMGESTAGTAVLITAVVDKVGTFAMLRFCLGLFPNASKFFAPAILVLAVVGIIYGALLAVGQKDIKRLVAYASISHFGFIIMGIFAMTSQGQSGATLYMVNHGISTALLMLIAGFLISRRGSRLIADFGGVQKVAPVLAGTFLIGGLATLSLPGLAPFVSEFLVLVGTFTRYPVLGIIATVGIVLAALYVLVLYQRTMTGPVKPAVSGMADLKARELLVAAPLIALTIALGVYPKPLTDLVNPTVADTLSQVHRTDPAPAHPVAVTAGGETK, encoded by the coding sequence ATGAGCGTCCTGCTCACCACCGCCTGCGCCGTCCCGGCCGCCGGGGCGATCGTCACCGCCGCGCTGCCGGCCGGGACCAGTGAGGCCCGGCGGCGCACCACCAAAGCCGTCGCGCTGGCCTTCTCGGTGGCCACCCTCGGGCTGGCCGCCGCCATCGCGGCGAGCTTCAAGTCCGGCGGCCCGCGCTACCAGCTGACCGAGCACTACAGCTGGATCCGGGCCTTCGGGATCAGCTTCTCGTTCGGCGCGGACGGGATCGGCACCGTGCTGGTGCTGCTCACCGCGGTGCTGGTGCCGCTGGTGATGCTGGCCGCCTGGCACGACGCCGACCCGGCCCCCGCGCCGGAAGGCACCTTCGAGAACCGTCGCAGGACCCAGGGCTACTTCGCGCTGATCCTCGCCGTCGAGGCGATGGTGATCGTCTCCTTCCTGGCCACCGACGTCTTCCTGTTCTACGTCTTCTTCGAAGCCATGCTGATCCCGATGTACTTCCTGATCGGCGGCTTCGGCGACAGGGCCGGCGGGCCCGAGCAGGCCCGGCAGCGCTCCTACGCCGCCGTCAAGTTCCTGCTCTACAACCTGCTCGGCGGCCTGGTGATGCTCGCCGCGGTGATCGGGCTCTACGTCATCGCGCAGAACCAGAACCTCGCCACCTTCGACCTGCAGACCCTCACCTCGGCGATCGCCGACGGCAAGCTGGTGATCGACCCGACCGCGGAGCGGGCGCTCTTCCTCGGCTTCTTCTTCGCCTTCGCGGTGAAGGCCCCGCTCTGGCCGCTGCACACCTGGCTGCCGAACGCGATGGGGGAGTCCACCGCCGGAACGGCCGTGCTGATCACGGCGGTGGTCGACAAGGTCGGCACCTTCGCGATGCTGCGGTTCTGCCTCGGGCTCTTCCCGAACGCCTCGAAGTTCTTCGCCCCGGCGATCCTGGTGCTCGCGGTGGTCGGGATCATCTACGGCGCGCTGCTGGCGGTGGGTCAGAAGGACATCAAGCGGCTGGTCGCCTACGCCTCGATCTCGCACTTCGGCTTCATCATCATGGGCATCTTCGCGATGACCAGCCAGGGCCAGAGCGGTGCCACGCTCTACATGGTCAACCACGGCATCTCCACCGCGCTGCTGATGCTGATCGCCGGGTTCCTGATCTCGCGCCGCGGCTCCCGGCTGATCGCCGACTTCGGCGGGGTGCAGAAGGTCGCCCCGGTGCTGGCCGGCACCTTCCTGATCGGCGGCCTGGCCACGCTGTCGCTGCCGGGGCTCGCGCCGTTCGTCAGCGAGTTCCTGGTGCTGGTCGGCACCTTCACCCGGTACCCGGTGCTCGGCATCATCGCCACGGTGGGCATCGTGCTGGCCGCGCTCTACGTGCTGGTGCTCTACCAGCGCACCATGACCGGCCCGGTGAAGCCCGCGGTGAGCGGCATGGCCGACCTGAAGGCCCGTGAACTGCTGGTCGCCGCGCCGCTGATCGCGCTGACCATCGCGCTGGGCGTCTACCCCAAGCCGCTCACCGACCTGGTGAACCCGACGGTCGCCGACACCCTCTCCCAGGTCCACCGGACCGACCCCGCCCCGGCCCACCCGGTGGCGGTCACCGCAGGAGGTGAGACCAAGTGA
- the nuoL gene encoding NADH-quinone oxidoreductase subunit L yields MNTLIPLLVAAPLAGAALLLLGGRALDRFGHWLGTLAAALSFVFGLVLFSQMLGRSADQRAVHVKLFSWIPVAGFKADAAFQLDQLSMTFVLLITGVGTLIHLYSVGYMAHDERRRRFFGYLNLFLAAMLLLVLADNYLLLYVGWEGVGLASYLLIGFWQHKPSAATAAKKAFIVNRVGDVGLSIAIMLMFTQFGDFSFSGVFANAHQASEGKLTAIGLMLLLAACGKSAQVPLQSWLGDAMEGPTPVSALIHAATMVTAGVYLITRSHAIFDLAPDARLAVVCVGAVTLLYGAIVGCAKDDIKKALAGSTMSQIGYMILAAGLGPIGYVFAIMHLVTHGFFKAGLFLGAGSVMHGMNDEVDMRHYGGLRKYLPVTFVTFGLGYLAIIGFPGLSGFFSKDKIIEAAFAKGGTEGWILGAVTLVGAAVTAFYMTRVMLMTFFGEKRWQPDERGELPHPHESPKTMTLPMIVLAFGSVLAGGLFSVNDAFVKWLAPVTGHSEGNSPLPSIAITVITMVCMLAGVGLAYLVYGRSPVPVAPPVGSALTRAARRDLLQDDINHAVLVRPGSALTAALVYFDSKGLDGVVNGLAATIGGISSRVRRVQNGYVRSYALSMFGGTLVLVATTLLMRSV; encoded by the coding sequence GTGAACACTCTCATCCCGCTGCTCGTCGCAGCGCCGCTGGCCGGTGCTGCCCTGCTGCTGCTCGGGGGCCGGGCGCTGGACCGGTTCGGGCACTGGCTCGGCACCCTGGCGGCCGCGCTCTCCTTCGTCTTCGGCCTGGTCCTGTTCAGCCAGATGCTGGGCCGCTCGGCGGACCAACGGGCCGTCCACGTCAAGCTGTTCAGCTGGATCCCGGTGGCCGGCTTCAAGGCCGACGCGGCCTTCCAGCTGGATCAGCTGTCGATGACCTTCGTGCTGCTGATCACCGGGGTCGGCACGCTGATCCACCTCTACTCGGTGGGCTACATGGCCCACGACGAGCGCCGGCGGCGGTTCTTCGGCTACCTGAACCTCTTCCTGGCCGCCATGCTGCTGCTCGTGCTGGCCGACAACTACCTCCTGCTGTACGTCGGTTGGGAGGGGGTCGGGCTCGCCTCGTACCTGCTGATCGGGTTCTGGCAGCACAAGCCGAGCGCGGCCACCGCGGCCAAGAAGGCGTTCATCGTCAACCGGGTCGGCGACGTCGGGCTGTCCATCGCGATCATGCTGATGTTCACCCAGTTCGGGGACTTCTCGTTCAGCGGGGTCTTCGCCAACGCCCACCAGGCGAGCGAGGGCAAGCTGACCGCGATCGGCCTGATGCTGCTGCTGGCGGCCTGCGGCAAGTCGGCCCAGGTGCCGCTGCAGAGCTGGCTCGGCGACGCGATGGAGGGCCCGACCCCGGTCTCCGCGCTGATCCACGCGGCCACCATGGTGACCGCCGGCGTCTACCTGATCACCCGCTCACACGCGATCTTCGACCTGGCCCCGGACGCCCGGCTCGCCGTGGTCTGCGTCGGCGCGGTCACCCTGCTCTACGGTGCGATCGTCGGGTGCGCCAAGGACGACATCAAGAAGGCGCTGGCCGGCTCGACCATGTCGCAGATCGGCTACATGATCCTGGCCGCCGGGCTCGGCCCGATCGGCTACGTCTTCGCGATCATGCACCTGGTGACCCACGGCTTCTTCAAGGCCGGCCTGTTCCTCGGCGCCGGCTCGGTCATGCACGGCATGAACGACGAGGTCGACATGCGGCACTACGGCGGGCTGCGCAAGTACCTGCCGGTCACCTTCGTCACCTTCGGCCTCGGCTACCTGGCGATCATCGGCTTCCCCGGCCTGTCCGGCTTCTTCTCCAAGGACAAGATCATCGAGGCGGCGTTCGCCAAGGGCGGCACCGAGGGCTGGATCCTCGGCGCGGTCACCCTGGTCGGCGCGGCGGTCACCGCGTTCTACATGACCCGGGTGATGCTGATGACCTTCTTCGGCGAGAAGCGCTGGCAGCCGGACGAGCGGGGCGAACTGCCGCACCCGCACGAGTCGCCGAAGACCATGACCCTGCCGATGATCGTGCTGGCCTTCGGCTCGGTGCTGGCCGGCGGACTGTTCAGCGTGAACGACGCCTTCGTGAAGTGGCTGGCGCCGGTCACCGGGCACAGCGAGGGCAACTCGCCGCTGCCGTCGATCGCGATCACCGTGATCACCATGGTCTGCATGCTGGCCGGCGTCGGCCTCGCCTACCTGGTCTACGGGCGCAGCCCGGTGCCGGTCGCCCCGCCGGTGGGCTCCGCGCTCACCCGGGCCGCCCGGCGCGACCTGCTGCAGGACGACATCAACCACGCGGTGCTGGTCCGGCCCGGCTCGGCGCTCACCGCCGCGCTGGTCTACTTCGACAGCAAGGGCCTGGACGGCGTGGTCAACGGGCTGGCCGCGACCATCGGCGGCATCTCCAGCCGGGTGCGCCGGGTGCAGAACGGCTACGTCCGCTCCTACGCGCTCTCCATGTTCGGCGGCACGCTGGTGCTGGTCGCCACCACTCTCCTGATGAGGTCGGTATGA
- the nuoK gene encoding NADH-quinone oxidoreductase subunit NuoK, producing the protein MNPVNYLYLAALLFTIGAAGVLIRRNAIVLFMCVELMLNASNLALVTFSRLHGNLDGQIMAFFTMVVAAAEVVVGLAIIVSIFRTRHSASVDDSNLMKL; encoded by the coding sequence GTGAATCCGGTCAACTACCTGTACCTCGCAGCCCTGTTGTTCACCATCGGGGCCGCGGGGGTGCTGATCCGGCGCAACGCCATCGTGCTCTTCATGTGCGTGGAGCTGATGCTCAACGCCTCCAACCTCGCGCTGGTCACCTTCTCCCGGCTGCACGGCAACCTGGACGGCCAGATCATGGCCTTCTTCACCATGGTGGTCGCGGCGGCCGAGGTCGTCGTGGGCCTGGCCATCATCGTCTCCATCTTCCGTACCAGGCATTCGGCTTCGGTCGACGACAGCAACCTGATGAAGCTGTAG
- a CDS encoding NADH-quinone oxidoreductase subunit J gives MTSTGEAVQFWVLAVLAVGGALGMVTMRKAVHSALCLAATMLSLAVCYLAQGAVFLGVVQIVVYTGAIMMLFLFVVMLVGVSSADELKETLKGQRIAAVLCGLGFGVLLIAGIANAKLGHFTGLSEANAEGNVQGLARLIFTKYVWAFEVTGALLITAAIGAMLLTHREHVERPKTQRELADQRVRENKQVPPLPAPGVYARHNAVDIAALLPDGSIAEDSVMATLRERGQIRDVSQDMLRRMAELENSTAEWLGRPASERPAPPQPREALETVPNKRTTPEEAE, from the coding sequence ATGACCTCCACCGGCGAGGCGGTCCAGTTCTGGGTGCTCGCGGTGCTCGCGGTGGGCGGCGCGCTGGGCATGGTGACCATGCGCAAGGCCGTGCACAGCGCCCTCTGCCTGGCCGCCACCATGCTGTCGCTGGCCGTCTGCTACCTGGCCCAGGGCGCGGTCTTCCTGGGCGTGGTGCAGATCGTGGTCTACACCGGCGCGATCATGATGCTCTTCCTCTTCGTGGTGATGCTGGTCGGCGTCTCCAGTGCCGACGAGCTGAAGGAGACCCTCAAGGGCCAGCGGATCGCCGCGGTGCTCTGCGGGCTCGGCTTCGGGGTGCTGCTGATCGCCGGCATCGCCAACGCGAAGCTCGGGCACTTCACCGGCCTGTCCGAGGCCAACGCCGAGGGCAACGTGCAGGGCCTGGCCCGGCTGATCTTCACCAAGTACGTCTGGGCCTTCGAGGTCACCGGCGCGCTGCTGATCACCGCGGCGATCGGCGCGATGCTGCTGACCCACCGCGAGCACGTGGAGCGGCCGAAGACCCAGCGCGAGCTCGCCGACCAGCGGGTGCGGGAGAACAAGCAGGTCCCGCCGCTGCCGGCGCCCGGCGTCTACGCCCGGCACAACGCGGTGGACATCGCCGCCCTGCTGCCGGACGGCAGCATCGCCGAGGACTCGGTGATGGCCACGCTGCGCGAGCGCGGCCAGATCCGCGACGTCAGCCAGGACATGCTGCGCCGGATGGCCGAGTTGGAGAACAGCACCGCCGAGTGGCTCGGCCGGCCCGCCTCCGAGCGGCCCGCGCCGCCGCAGCCCAGGGAGGCGCTGGAGACCGTGCCGAACAAGCGGACGACGCCGGAGGAGGCGGAGTGA
- the nuoI gene encoding NADH-quinone oxidoreductase subunit NuoI — protein sequence MSEQDDKPSLLGPAAGFGVTFKAMFKKRLTEQYPEQKKPTAPRFHGRHQLNRHPDGLEKCVGCELCAWACPADAIYVEGADNTEEERYSPGERYGAVYQINYARCILCGLCIEACPTRALTMTNEYELADSSRKDLIFTKEQLLSGLTEGMVAPPHAMYPGTDEGAYYRGEVTHAAPGTPTQEQQEREVTS from the coding sequence ATGTCCGAACAGGACGACAAGCCCTCGCTGCTGGGACCGGCCGCGGGCTTCGGCGTGACCTTCAAGGCCATGTTCAAGAAGCGGCTGACCGAGCAGTACCCCGAGCAGAAGAAGCCCACCGCCCCGCGGTTCCACGGCCGCCACCAGCTCAACCGGCACCCGGACGGCCTGGAGAAGTGCGTCGGCTGCGAGCTGTGCGCCTGGGCCTGCCCGGCGGACGCCATCTACGTGGAGGGCGCCGACAACACCGAGGAGGAGCGCTACTCCCCGGGCGAGCGGTACGGCGCGGTCTACCAGATCAACTACGCCCGCTGCATCCTGTGCGGCCTGTGCATCGAGGCCTGCCCGACCCGCGCGCTCACCATGACCAACGAGTACGAGCTGGCGGACTCCTCCCGCAAGGACCTGATCTTCACCAAGGAGCAGCTGCTGTCCGGCCTCACCGAGGGCATGGTGGCGCCGCCGCACGCGATGTACCCGGGCACCGACGAGGGCGCCTACTACCGGGGCGAGGTCACCCACGCCGCCCCGGGCACGCCGACCCAGGAGCAGCAAGAGCGCGAGGTGACCTCATGA